Genomic DNA from Solanum dulcamara chromosome 4, daSolDulc1.2, whole genome shotgun sequence:
CTCTATTCTTAAGGTTTAAATTAGCGAGGATCTATTCATCTTACTACacgataaataaaatgaaatcaCTTATTGTTAGGATTTTCTAGTAAGAACATCACATATTTCTCTAGATTTTTTGTAAAAGATATTTAATATtagaataaaaattttaaaaaatatttatgtttgtCGTGTTCTTTATATGGACAATCAAGGGCAGGTTCGATTTAGCCCTATGAAGATCACTTATTCCGAATCAATAGAAAATTGATTTTTTGATATAATTAAATAGAAAATCTCAAAAACGTCATATTTTAAGAGTCTAAATTATATTGTAGGATAAATCCCTCTACGAATTTAGAgctctttctttctcttctgTTTTAAACACTGATTCATAATTTTTAGATAATTAAAATCtctgattaaaaataaaataaaattcaaacgATTTTAATATGTCATCGTCACTGCTACTAGATATCTTATATCTTACATGTGCAAGCTTCCATTATTTTTCaacaaggaagaaaaagaaataaagcaaAATGTGCATAGTCAGAACGTGGCGATAAAAGTTTGGGGTTCATCTATTATAAAGTTTAAATCATCTTTCTCcaccaaaaaataagaaaataaaaacattttgtCATTCAATTAATAAACCAAGATTGTTTTTTACATCTAGAACTTGCTTCACGTAATTTAATTTACACTTGGCATACCTCCTTATTTCATCAATATGTATTAATCCTTTTTCTAATATGATTAGGTCAAAAATTGATGATTCACTATTACAAGTAATTTAAATATATGACTTCATTTTCAAATAGTAAATAATAATTACGTTTGACCAAAATTATTAAGGTCATAATTTAGGGAACACACCGCCAAAAAGTTACAGTAGAGTAGTAAGCATTAAGCAttcttagagcccgtttggataggcttaccaacttaaaatcctttttttagcttttggacgtgtttgtctaatgttaactttaagccataaagttcttaaagtcagtcaaaaatgaaaagttaggattcctaacttttttttctaagtgcttgaagtcattttctttgaccatgaaaattacttttatatcccttatattttaactaaattcccaaactaccatttttattcttttaatcctaaaattcacatcattttcctcatttaagcacttttatccaaacacttaattgcttatttataaaaataactttcagcacttcaaagttctaaaagcacatcatacataaaagttacttttttaagctcatccaaacgggctcttagtaaCAGATTCAAGAATCTTACTAAGATGTGTcacaatacaaaaaaaaatagatatacatagaaaataaagaaactcactatgtaatatatatagagagagaacaAAAATTTTGACATAGCTAAACAATGTAGTTTAATTTTTCAACGAAGGAGTATCTCCGTAGCATAAGGTGGCCCGCCACTGAACACCTCTTCATCTTTAACCAAAAACCTCAAACTCCAGACATGAAAATAGAGTCTCCTTTGGTAAGGGAGCTTTTTACCTCTATAGCTAAGTTAAATTTAGGATttaaatttcatgaattttaaaTTGTAGGATAATGATCTCAAATGCTATTAactaaattctaaatttattttttatacatatttaataaatttgttAACATATAATACGAAATTTGAACAAAAACTACTTAATTTTGTTAAATCCATAACTTAAAGCCTACCTCCACCCCAAACCTCAAAATAGGACTTCTTCACACAAAGTTGATTTGTTAAGCCATGAAATGAATATCGAAcatcaaatgaaaaataatataataataagggGTCACTAAAAAGAGATTTGGTGATATGTCTTATTCTGTCCCAACTCGTATCACAAAAATAAATTCACAATAATAGAGTCACCGACGATCGTACAGTATGAGTATTATCACATGTTTATAACTGTTCCCATCAATGCCTGCCCCCCCTTTTTCCTTTCCTTAAAATTAGAAAGGCCAATGGAATAATATCTCAAACACCATTTATTCATTTTGTGCTAAAGGCCTAAAACTATAGGAAAATGGAAAGATTATAAAGAGATCCAAATTAAAGAATAACCATCTATTTATCTTCTCTATGACAAATCTTTATTCagaaatatatatgaattatcaCAAAGCAAAAAACCTTGAGAATATTATTGATTGAATTTGTTCTATATTCATTGAAGGAAAAATAACAACACTAAATGGCATGTCGCTTTTAGTAATTTGTCCTTCGGAGCGGTAAAAAACGTATTCACacttgatatttatattagatCGATGAAGTTCGTACTTTCTTTTATCACAtaactataattaattaatgtgtATTTTCACTTAATTTATTACTTAAACAGTCTTAAACTCAACAAAACGAAAATCTCATTTGCAACACATGGATGATACGTCGATAAATGAATCAACAAATATATCTAACAAGTATTCATTGCAGAGTGGGCTTTTAAGTTtccaaataaatgaataaatattgcAGAAAAAGTGAAAGTATAAACTTCAACAATGCATACCCttgctcaaagtcatcaaaatgcAGGTATTTGTCCCATTTCTATATCTGAATAAACACCTAACATTAGTTAGTTTCACCTTCGTATTCTTCATCAGGCTACTTAAATTGAAAGAGAGGGAGTATATCATATATGTACAAGATTCAATTCTCACCAAACGCTTACATTTTCTAATCAATTAAAACATATATTCCCCACactattaaatataagaaaaaaatagtacaGACCTCTAATAGGGCTTCTAACATGAATGGAAAAGATTCGGGTAGAGGCCCACAACCAGTGGCCCATTAGAATACAGcccacaaattttaaaaaccaGCAATCACTTTCAcatgagattttttttaatttacaggGGACATACATATGTATTATTGCCAGATTATCTTTCAAATTTTGACCATATTTTTATGATGTAAGGACTGAGGAGCGTATCTgtctatttatttaaaaattacagaTCTTACCTAATCTCATTAATTTggattatatatattaataattgtTTAACTTGCAGCTTTAATTAAGTTAGGTCTTGCACGGATTTTGACACGACCCATAAGTCGTCATTTGCATTTTTTCCCCCTATTTTTGTAAGCAGCAAAAAACGTAACAATTATCTCTATTTTATGGTGATAGAAAAGttgttttcaaaagactttaTGCCTTTCATGTCAGATGATTTTTCACGGgtcaaaaatttatattttcttaacaTAATATTTCTTCGGACATGACTTTAGTTTCTAAAGAAATTATGTCTATGAAACAAAAATCAAATATCAATTCATTTAaaggataaaaattaaagacgGACACCTTTAAAAGAATGATGTGCAATTTTATGTAAAAGATCACCTTAAAAGTGTTTGATCATTGATCTTTTTCAGTAACAATGATATTATGATCAGCTTGTGTACATCACGATTAGTTGGTTGGATTCTTGCTATATCCCCTAGtacatatacattttttttatcgCTTGGTTGAGACAACTTTAAAAACtaattttgttgaaattttgtcATTTGTTTTTTTACCTGATTTCTCAAAGGTTCGGTTTTTACGTCATCAATATATCTAAGTTTTTTGGCATGATATTTTTGCTTAATGAGGTTTTTGACTTTTGTAATTGAACTAGTTTTGTCCTTTGACGTCTAGGAAAAGGAAAAGCCATCTTTGATTACTTATTAGATGATTAATGCTTgtgattttccttttttctgATGTTAACATCATTTGAGTTTAATTATTATACACTACAAATCTTAATATCAACAAAGTAACTTGATTAAACTAAGACCAAATTAGGCACAAAATCATAAAGGTTTGAGGACCATCTCAAAGGGAAGATCCTGCTACAACGGACATCTTTCTAATAAAAATTGAACTCAAGATTCATTAGATGCTTTTTGAGAATTTCATTAAAGTATATGGTAAATAAATTGCTTCCGACTATTcaatcatttgaaaaccaaagTTATTCTTTGTTAAATGATAACTACGAATTGACTCAGTGAAATTTGACCAACCCTATTAAAATTCAATGGCATGAATTCAGACTGCATTAGTAGTTTGGAATTGCAATATGACACTTTTCCTGCTTCTACTATATACAAGTCAATTCCCATCTAGTGACCTAATAGTTTCCATCACAAAAACATAAAATTCAAACAACACCATTTTTATGTTTCGAAACAATGACAATAGCAATTCAAACTTGTTGGACAATCTACATTACAACAACATATAGCAGATGCAAAGACAAGAAATCATCATACTAGGGTTACATAATAGATTATACAGACTTAAAACGAACTGAGATGATTTTTGCACATTTGTACGCCTAACCATACTTCGGATCACAAATATACATCTCGGCCTATAAGCATACGGATAACTGCAGGTTGATGTTTTCCAGTTATAGTCAGTCAAGACTAACAATATTGAACCTTATGTTGCATTCTTTGAACTTGGAAGACGTTGATAAACAATCTACATCTCCTTTCGCTCAGCTAATGTTTTTAGAAATCACAAGATAGAGCAGGCTTTCTgaccctttctcttcttcttcttcttttgcttGGGTGGTTGTAGGACCACCTTAATGGCGGCATCAAAAACGGCCTTAATGTTCTGCAATTTTGGCAATTGAAATATGTAATGAGATAACTTGAAAACTTAACCATCTAGTCATAATTGAATCGGAAAAGCACCTGTTGTGTTTTTGCACTACATTCAATGTAAGCTGCAGCACCAATCGACTTTCTCAGCTCCTCACCCTTAAAAATAAGCAGGAATTAAGGTTCTGCTAGAGGGCTAAGGCCACCTAAAAATTTTAATCCAGAAACTGAAAGCAGGGAATGCACAATTGTTATTAAAAGACACGTTGAAGTAGTATACCTGAGCTGCGGTAAGTGGAACAGCACCTGGATGGTCCACAAAGAATTGCTTGTCCTCTCGGAGATCTAATGGAAACACATCAACAGTATTAGactaaagaaataaatgagaaGAAAGTTAAAGGAGTCAATGAGAAAACGGAATTAGACTCGTGTAAACTGAACTTGGAGGAAGGGGAATTTAAATTAAAACTTGCCAGAAAAGGAAGGTACATTTTAGCTGCAAAGTTCTTTTATGTACTTGGATGTAAGAAAAAATTGCACTTGGATGTAACGTCAAGAAGATATATCCTTCCTGTTTAGGTTTAGAATAATTTGTGAATTTTTAAGTTCACCAGTAGTACATTTGAATTTCAACGATAGATAAACTAATCTGTTTAAGTTCATTAATTATTTCCAATTTCAAAGTCCAGGCAGTGTGTTTTCTACTACTTAGACCAGTTTTTGGCCTTAAAAGTTGAAGGTACACATTCCAATTCTAATTCAGACTCTAAGTAATATTGAAAGTTGAAAGTTGAAGGGACTTTCCTTGGTGACTCTTTTCAAAAGTTAGGCTAGCTAGGCAATGTAAAACTGCACAAATTTTGCATTCGCTGCATTCTTTAAATGAGACATGGAACTTTTAACCAAAACTTAACTTCTCATCTATCTCAAATCTCAATCTGCAATAGGTCATTACTCGCAGAGAATCTCTGGCAGTTTGACGACATAGCAATTTAAGTTACTGAAAGTGATTATAGCTGAGATCTAAGAGTTTTAGTTGTATGAACCGAGTTTCCTCTCTGCCTAACCATATCTAATTCACATTTTTCTCTGCGACACCATAAGTAGGTCTTCAGAGTTGGGTCCAGTTTAGAAGGCATCTGAAAAGGTTGTGGTATCCTACAAGTTCATCTTCAATCAGCACTCTATTGAATGAGATGATTTAGTTTCATGGTTCAGCCGGTAAATAGCAGCATTTATCTCTTCGGTTATTTCTTCCCGTACATGAATAAACTGTGTCATAACTTCTGGAATGGTCTCATCCATAAGAACAAGCCGAGCTAAAATGGTTGATATGAAATCACATAAAAATACTTTTCAGCTGTTAAGATAATAGGACGATAGACGACACTATGACAGATTACTGGGAAGAAACTAGCAATAATAAGAAAGAAATTAACCAAACATCAAACAAGATTAAATAGGACATGCTAACCTAGCTTTGTTCCAACAAGAATAATTGGAACTCCAGGAGCATAATGCCTCAATTCAGGAATCCACTGAAATTCAATAGCAAGAAGATGAAATCAGTATTAGTAATTGTGGAATATCACCAACCATACATTTTACTCATTTCAAATTTCCTCTTTAGCTAAGAAATCTCATATAGACAACACTGGAAATACCGGTTGGTTGGTATTTACCATGCATTTGGTACAAGTATTTAAAGTAAAAGCCAGACAAGCCAATGTTTCATGGACTTGTTCAACATAATGAGACCGACAGGAATCATTAATCCTGCCACATACAGTTCAACTTAATGAGTGTCGGTCTCATTAATCTTCCCACATTCTTGTTCGTTTCCCTGACCAAGTACTACGACAACTACGCCTCAGTCCCAAATAAGTTGAGGTCTTCTACATGAAGCCTCATTGACCATCTTTCTTCGTTTAAGCTCATCTCAGGCCAATGatgtacaaaataaaaaataataagtttTAGAAGTTCTCTAAATTTTCTACCGATATAAAATCTCTGCAAGGCTTAAATATAAGACCTAAAGTAAATGTACAAACATATCTAAAGTAAATGTACAAACATGACTAAAACATATTTATAACTAATTGGTATTGCCTTTTCGCTGACCAGTACAacccacaaaaaaaaattaagtcagAGGATGCAAGAGAAGGCACTCACCTTTTTGGAAACATTTTCATAGCTCGCCTTGCTAATGAGAGAAAATGCCAGTATAAATACATCTGCCCCACGATAGCTCAACGGTCTTAGTCTATTGTAATCCTCCTGACCTGTTCAATTATAAAGTAGAGGAATCAATATGTTCCACACAACAATAGcacaaaaaggaaaatgaaactATCGATGTGGGGAAATTTTTACCTGCAGTATCCCAGAGCCCCAGATTAACAGTGCTCCCATCGACGACCACATTTGCACTAAAATTGTCAAATACAGTTGGGACATAATCCTGTTTGGAACACAGCAGACAGTTACCAAATGTGAATAAAACACGCACTAgtctaataaaattaattagaacttatAAAAGTGATGATTTCAATTAGAAAAGAACAATGTTCAACTTAGAATCTGATGTATTCAATTCAGAGCATGTACACAGATAGGTCAGATGAGCTTGTATACCACCTTCCATGAGAATTCTAAATACTTCTTTTTTTCAGTCCATATTTTGTTCCCAatacctttattttataagaataTTTATCCTACCTTTAGggaaaaaagagagttcttttATGTAAGCAATCCATGATGCACCAAAAAACACGGAAGACAACATTTTATTTGTTTGCCAACCAAGACAATAGGCACGAGGTAGTTTCCTTTCACCTTACCTTAACTACACCTCTCATAGTTCTCAATTCCCCAAACCCTCgccccaaaaaaagaaagacggTAATACATCAGTAATTGTCTGAAGGGACCATACATTTGATGTCATTTCAAAGTTTTCCTCACTGTAAAAATATGtcaataagaaaaaaagaaaaaaaggaaccAATTCAGGAGTTCCATTGTTCACATGACACCGCTTAGTCggaaaattttattaaatatgtatatataactaaaaaaagaacaaaatggAAGGATAAATAGAGTAAATGACACCAGTTGCCACAAAAAGCCACGCAGCTCATTTGGTCAGTCGCCTTAGTTTTCAAAATAAATGCCACAAGTTCTAATCGCGGTGGCCTCATTTATTAGTGTTTTAAAGTTTTTGCGCTTCAATCTACAAGATGATACATGTCCAGGTTTGAACCGCTGAACTCTTGGTAGTTAATAAAACGTTGAACCAATTATTCCAAAATCGTATTATTTAACTTAGGTAACAAAACCTATTTGTACTTCTTCCCTAATTATTGTTGTGCTatgttttttctttccttttatctTCGTTCTCAGTTCTCACTAATGATATTGATTAACAAGGATTTGCATAATCAAATGAATAATGACTTGTTAAGTGAATGTTTGGTTCCCTATATAAAAAAGTATTTGGTATCATTTTTAATGaagtaatttaattttgaatacattctttaaaaaataaatatgaaaactcatCGAGAAGACATAGGAGCAATATACATGAATTgtgttttatttatattttgtaccTTTTTTAATATGATGTTACCTTATTTGTTTGTTTCATTTCAATATATGACACCGCCTACGAAAAATCATGTGTACACCATTGTCATTGTTGATTCAAACTCgtaatttttttcatgtgtaCACCATTGTCATTGTTGATTCAAACTCGTAATTAGGGAAGGGCCACTAGAAAGACTAAAAGAACGAATGTGTTGCTTCAGTCATGACCATTCACCAACATCGTACGAAATAAAAGTCTATCGACAGACAGAGAAAGTGGAGAATGATTTTCACGTCCTTCACCTCAAATACTCTCAAAACTCAAAAGACTACTCAAGACAAGACAAGTTAGATTAGAGATAAAATGATTAATCAGCAAAAAAGAGCAATAAAATCTATGTTACCTTATTTGTTTGTTTCATTTCAATATATGACACCGCCTACGAAAAATCATGTGTACACCATTGTCATTGTTGATTCAAACTCgtaatttttttcatgtgtaCACCATTGTCATTGTTGATTCAAACTCGTAATTAGGGAAGGGCCACTAGAAAGACTAAAAGAACGAATGTGTTGCTTCAGTCATGACCATTCACCAACATCGTACGAAATAAAAGTCTATCGACAGACAGAGAAAGTGGAGAATGATTTTCACGTCCTTCACCTCAAATACTCTCAAAACTCAAAAGACTACTCAAGACAAGACAAGTTAGATTAGAGATAAAATGATTAATCAGCAAAAAAGAGCAATAAAATCTAATCTACAACCCAACAAAATCAGTTCTTTTCCCCTTTAAAATACCCCAAAAGTCCATTCTTTGTGTTAATTAGAAGTAAAACTAAACAACCCCACTCTTATACCAAATTCATAAAGAAGTCAATTCTCAAGAAAAATGCCTGTTTTGGGCAGAGCCCCATGTACCCCCAATCGAATATTCTTTACAGAAAATGCCCAACAACTGTTTGACAAAAATCCTAAGAGAGATATAGAAAGAGGTAATGAAGTACTCACAGTGGGAAAAGTGTTGCTGGTATATGAAATGAGGAGACAAGTTTTACCCACAGCACCATCGCCCACAGTGACACACTTTATGAACCTAGAAGCACTCATTCTTCAAAACCCAAATCGCCCTTCTCAGCAATTCCCTCAGCTTCTTCTTTTAGTTACCCAAAATCTGTCTCTGTATCTCCACCTACTCTTCAACCCAAAAGTTGTTAGTTAGAAGCATAGAGTCAGTTAAACTTAAAATAGTAGCAATTTCAAGAACCCCAAATTGTTACTGTAAACCCTATAAAGATAGAATGATGAAAACAACACAACACCTAACTCAACAGCTACATTCATTGAAATTAAAAGGCCCACCTTTATCACATATAAATGATGATTAATATGAATGGAGTAAAAGGGAAAATTAGAAAAATGGATATGAGCAGAGAAAGATAGCAGAAATGGAAAATGAAGAAAAGCTCAGAATTTTTTGCGTAAATAAAAAAGACAGCTTCGAGACAGCTATTTTTCGCTTTGAGATGCCACTTACATCAACCTATCTTTTTTCGCCACATAACCAAACAAtccctttcctttttctttttctttttcaatttttcgaaccaaattttatttgaaatataaCTCCCTATTTAAATGGATTCATTTGGTACGAAGATAAGATAGGTTAATTATAATTAGTTATAACCACTAATGTTTTATGCTTTTAGATGTACTATTGAACATGGGTGAATAGTGCCACGGGCACAAGGGGTTTATTCCAAAAAAATGTATCGAAAAAATATATGTTGAGTCatttaatttttcgtgtgtttatttttatatttttattttagtgaAATTTTTATTCTTGGATAATCGAGTTGCAGTGTATATTCTCTTTTTTGGTACGTAAGGGagtatttttctcaaaaatatatatatagatgaaTTGAGTGTTTTTTTTTGGGGCAATTAATTGTAGTTAATAAAGTGATACATATGaactatattttctctttttagtaGGAAAGACTAATACATGAATACAGTTCTCAGCAAATTATTTCtctctaaataaaatataaaaaagctAAAATCTTTTCTATTGATAGAGTTTTTACGTCTGCTTATAGAATTCGCTTTGCCCTTTTTACGGTAGTTAGTGTAGAATTTATTCTTATAATCAAAACAGAATTTGTGTGACGAAAATTATCGTTCAACAGTCGCTCATCtctttaaagtcaattatgGTTTTTCACTCCTCTATAACTATCTTTCGCCCAAGATATTTATGAACAAAGATAGAAAATTATGCAGATAGAAGGACAAAATGAACCAATCCACTTATCCTGTgacaaagaagaaagaaaaagaatagttGC
This window encodes:
- the LOC129885316 gene encoding rac-like GTP-binding protein 5, translating into MSASRFIKCVTVGDGAVGKTCLLISYTSNTFPTDYVPTVFDNFSANVVVDGSTVNLGLWDTAGQEDYNRLRPLSYRGADVFILAFSLISKASYENVSKKWIPELRHYAPGVPIILVGTKLDLREDKQFFVDHPGAVPLTAAQGEELRKSIGAAAYIECSAKTQQNIKAVFDAAIKVVLQPPKQKKKKKRKGQKACSIL